The DNA sequence AGCCGCACCTTGCGCCAGCGTCCCAACGACGGCAGCACATTGGTCAGCACCTCCCGTGCAGCGCAGGTTCCCGTCGCTCTCGCAGCTCTCGAAGCCCGGGGCGTAGCAGGCCGGGCACTGCAGCCCGTTGGGGACGTTGCTGATAGCCCGCCCTGAAAGGCAGCCGGGGAAAGAAGGTTTTGCTCCGGGAAGAAACCGTGGCAGGAGAACGTAGGACAGGCAGGACCTTCCCGGGCCATCAACCCGGCACATCATCCCGCTCAGGCAGCTAGCGCGGTTATTTGCCCCCACACCTCCAGCGGGCAGCTGTcctgccacccctctcctctGGCCACTAGAAACATCCTGACTTCCAGCCTCGGTCACTTCCTGGCCCGTGTGTTCCCGCACCCACCTCATCCACCAACTTCTATCATTCTTATCCCTCAGGGCTGCTTCCCCCTGTCGTGTTCTGGGGCACACTCCGGACTAGTCAGGGCTTGCGTCCACCTTGCTCCGTGCACGTTTGCTCCTTTCAAGAGACAAAACCCAGCAGTTTCCAGGGGCTTCAACCCGCCTTGGTGGAAGGACCCATGTTTCTCCGCGTGCAGGAGCTCCGGCCCGCAGGTGCCTGTCCAGCGACGGAGGCCGAGATGGGTTCTTCAACCAAAGGGATCGAAGAAAAGGGTCGGTAAGAAATGGCCCTAAAGAATTCCGAATGGGGGTgcggactcctttggaaatctcagacaGGTGGAAAACCACTGATCTCAGCCAGCCTGGTGCTGTGTTTGAACAGAAGCGATGGTTAACTGCCGGTACTGTGGCAAGCTGCAgggtctctttaaaggagcaaacaaACCGGATTGTGCCTCTGACGGGGGGGGCGTGGGTTGGGGTCACCTTTGCAAGCAGCAGCCACGGAGTGGAGGGTACCAGGGGCAGAGTGCTGGACACCTGCTGCCCAGCCCACAGACACTCAGGGGACCGCAGGCTGCAGGCATCCAGGCAGTAAGCTACAGAACTAGGGCGTTTTCAGGCACACGTGGTTACAGGGTGACCCCTTACTGGTCCGGTTTGCACCCCAGAAGATGCCCCCTGAGAGCAATGAGGTCTCCTCTCAGCCTGCATTatcccaggctaaacaaacccagCTCTTCCAGTCCCCTCTCATAAATCCGGCTCCCCATGTCTCTGAGCAGCCCCGTAGCCCTGCTCTGCACCTGCCCTAGTTTGAATTCATCTGCCTTGAAGGTTGGGGACCACAGCTGGACACAGTGTGCAAGGAAAGGTCTTACCAGGACAAAGGCATTAAaacttccctctctcccctgcacgTGTCTCATCCCCACTTGCTTCCCATGACAAATGACTTCCCCCCGAACTGCCTGCTTGCCCCAGGGTCTTCGGAAATCTCCTGGCTTTCCCCCGAGGCCAGGAATAGCAGCGCCTTGGAGGTTTGAGATTCGACCCAGCGGCTTCCCCGCGCCCGCGAATCAGACCCGAAGCCGGCGGTACGTACTGGAGGGCGTGGACTCGGCACTGCAGTCACCGCTCTTGCAAATCTCCGACCGGATCTCCACGGCCACCTTGGCCCCGAAGTAAAAAGCCAGGAAGCCCGTGAGGCTCTGGCGGGAGTCGGCGCAGGACTGGTACGTGCCCGAATTCTCCGCGCCTGTTGGAAAGGCAGCGAAGCAAGAAGGGAATGTCATGTGCCTGTTACACTGACGGAGCCACCGCAGCCGCACGGCCCCTGTTAAATATTGGCATGAGCAGATCCTCAAGGTGGGTCTCCCACAGCCAGGTGACGGCGCTAACCACCAGGCAATACAGCCGATTTCTCCCCAGCCCAGGCACCATTCAGTTAGCTGCCCCAGTCAGAGCAGCTCCAAGAGCAGAGATTAGCCGGGCCTGGGGGTCTCCCTTGTTTCTTTCCAAACGGGAAATGCCTGGCCTGACTTGGGCGCCCACCTCCAGGGGAGAGATCGTCCCAGGCAGAGAGAGGGGCCTCCCGCCCAAGGCCCTGATCTAGGAGAGTTGGGCGCCTCAGGGGATCGGGCCCTGAATCCCAGCCGTTCCCTCTACATTTTCTTCCTTGGTGCCTCGCTCAGCAGGACGGCCCCTGAGCCACGGCCGTTCCAGGATGCGCCCCTCACCCCTCGCCACCTTATAACCATCAGCAGCTGCCTCTGTAGGACCGCAGGGCTGGAAGCAGCGGGGGGTTCATCCCAGGGTGCCCTCCCTGCTAGGCTCAATTCCAGGGTCCTGACTAGTGTTGCCTCCCCAAAACCATGGGGGGGGTTGGCATCATCCCACCGGGGGGGCTGCCATCCCTGGGCCATGACACTGAGTGGGGCGGGCACTTCCCCTTGGCTGTCATATTGTCCCTGGGGACAAGAAACTGAGTCCCCAGGCCTGGGGGGCCCCTCGCTGCTGGGGGGCTCCCTGCGATCACCCGGCGAGTGCCCCATGCCGCCGctagttggaagagacctcatccagtccagcccccggTGCTGAGGGCGGACCAAGGCaacctagaccagcccttacAGGTGTTCGTCCAACCTGGTCGGAAAACCTCCGCTGATGGGGACCCCACGACCGCCCTCGGGAGCAGCTAGGGAGGCGCATGGCAAACGTGCCCAAGAGCAGGGTTCCTGCCGCACGGGCGCCTCCCACAGCCGCCACGACGGGACTCACCGAGCGTGTTGTGTTCTTGAACGATGATGCAGGCGtcctggggcggggagcaggtctGGGGGACGGTGTGACAGCTTTGCCCAGATTTGCAATAGAAACAGGCCAGAGGCGTACCTGAAAagagagggggggcagggagaaaaacTCATCTTTGTACCCAACCAACGTCTGGCTTCCCAATTTTGCTTGCCTTAGTTTCCCCCGGACTTGGCACTGCTACCCCGTGGCCCGGGGGAAAGGGTTGAGTGTGCAAAAGCCCTTGGAAGTGTGCAATAGACCTGCTCACCTACAGCCACCCTCACTCAAGGGGGCACTATtccaccccagggctggggagcagatcAAACCACCAAGGGGCTGTGACATCTTCTGCGTTCACCTGATAATAACCCACAAATGTTACCCCGCCGGGTCCCAATGGCAGCGGAAAATTTTCCATTCCGGCCATTCATGGATGGAAAATGGACCTTGGCAAAGGGCTGAATATTTTGATGTCACCCCCCGATTGTTTGTGGGCCCAGATGACCCAGAAACTGAGGTGAGGGGCAGACAGGAAAGCAGAAGACGTAGCAGTTCTTACAAAACAGGGGTGCATCAACACAGCTTTCACCATCATCTCCAGCTGTTTGCTTCGGGCCCATTTCCCTGTGAGTTCTCCGTCTCTTCACAGAAGCTCTGATCGGTGCCCGCACATGACACCATCTCGCCCAAAGAGCCGTGGGTCAGACCCAGCTCTGGCGTTGTCTCTAGGGCTTGCGGCTGAGTGACCCCTTCTGCCGTGGGTCACCTCTCGCCCCCCGGCCCTCCTGGAGTGCGCGGGGTCCGACTCATATAGCCTTCAGGCTCCGCCCACTGCCCGCAGCCTCGGCAGTGATTGGTGATTGATCAACGCCAGCTGGGCCACACCTcctgctgattggcagggctagttccccacccacagcccatTGGGTAGCTGGTGGGgttgttttgtctttgttttcccCACCCGCGGGACTGCACTCTGCCCCCCTACCCCCTGTGGCTGAAATGCTGAACAGCCAGAAACTGAATTGATTTCGGGGGCCAAAAAAGATCATATTTGAAGCCAGAAATGGCAcccggtgcatcatgggaggtgcCATTCAGTTGTCTCCTGCTCCTATTCTCCTACCTGGACTAAGTGTCTCATGATGCACCTGGTTTCCAGcctcccgctctaaccactagaccccactcctctcccagagctggggagagaacccaggagtcctggctcccagccccctgctctaaccactcaaccccactcccctcccagaaacagatagagaacccaggagtcctgggtcccagactgcccccccactctaactcactagaccccactcccttcccagagctctgggggggggggagaacccaagagtcctggctcccagctggcccttctctaaccactagaccccactcccctcccagaactgggactagaacccagaagtcctggatcccagccccaccctgctctaaccactggaccccactcccctcccagaactgggactagaacccagaagtcctggatcccagccccaccctgctctaaccactagaccccactcccctcctcaaAAGAACACAAGGTccctgaactacagctcccacaAGGCACTGCGGCAACGTTTCAGGATTGAAATTTTGCATGTTTCGATTTTCCATGGACAGCTTGAAATTTCCGTTGGGGGGGAACCCCCTGACGCCCCCCACTTTCCAACCGACATTATCCCCAGACGACCTGGGGTTTGGGGGTGTCTCAGTCACAGAACACAGTGAGCACCGCTAGAGGGCTCACACACTCTTTAAAGCAGGACCACGCCCCTCCTGTCCCCTATGGGGTGGCCACAGCTCAGGCTGCCGGCCCCGACCGCTGGTGACTCACCCGTTTCATTCTGAGCTGCTGCGGTTGCTTGGAGAGCGCCGAGGACGCAGAGGGTGACGAGCACTTTCGTCATGACGGAGCAGAGCACAAGGTCACGTGGGCCCTGTAGGACAGCAAGCATTGACAGGTCAGGTGATTAACAGGCAgacactgggactgggagccaggactcctgggttctctccccgtcTCAGTCACAGACCTGGTGTGTTTGAGCTGGGACCGATCAGGTCTCTGAGCCACGGCGGTCTGAACCTGGGAGTTACAATGTGGTGGGACTAGAAAGAAAATGAAACGAGTTAAGACCACTAGAAAATATATCCGCATCACCAGAGCAATGGCCCGTCTAGCCAGGGTCCTGtgtctggcagtggccagtgccaagtgccccggagggaatggacagaaccgGACGATTATCAAGTGAGCCAGCCTCTGTCGGCcactcccggcttctggcagtcagaggtttagggacacccagggcagggggatgcaTCCCTGGCCACCTTGGCtagtagccactgatggacccatcctccaggaactgatctCATTGTCTTCtgagcccagttatacttctgggtttcacaacatcccctgggtCGCCATTTAGGGAGGGCAAGGGGGGcttcttccccccatcccccgagTTTCCTACCACAGCGGGgtacaaacaggaaaatgaaccCCTGCCTCGCGCTCTCCCCGGAGGAAGCCGCAGCCCGTAGCTGGGCTCTGAGTGGGACGTGGCTGCTGGCTGACAGGGCTGTCCCCCGGGAGCTGCACCgacagctccccccagctccccctcttgACGCCGGGCTGTGGGATGTAAATCCCCGGCTgtgtgggctgctgctgctccgtggtcggggggggggggaggggggagctgtctGCGTGGCTCTGtccgcccccaccctgagcagagCGGGTATAATGAGATCCCCACATGCCCCCTCCGGCTGGGCGGCTGAGAGCCTGGCCCATTagcccccctgccagcccccgcagccagcagcagcgctCGCAGCCCCGGCACCAGCGGGCACTCAAAGCCCTTCCTGTGGGGAAATAGCTCCTCGGTCCCCGCGGGTGGgatgggagccaggggagggcagGTCCTGGGCAGCCTTGGCCCAGAGAAGGGACCTGGTGAGTGCTGAGCTCCAGGAGTCTCCCCCACAAAGCCGGGCAGTTTTATTTCCAGTGTCAGCCGAAaagctttttgtttttcctttttattaagcTAAAACGAACTTCTCTAATTCATTAGTTATTCCGTGTTTCAGAAGAATGTTTGAGGGAAACTCAACTGCTTTAGACTCAACTTTTTCATGAGCAACGAGATACACAAATTAAAAGTGCGTATATTTGCCTGCTTATCATTTTCCAAAAGGTAATATACATTAAAATGTTCGGTTTTGTATTAAGGCTTCAAAACTGATATAGGAAAGTAGATGCAAAGTGATGCATAtcggaaaacataaccccaactatacacatacaatgatgggatctaaattagctgttaccactcaagaaagatcttggagtcactgtggatagttctctgaaaacatccactccatgtgcagcgtcagtcaaaaaagggaacagaatgttgggaatcattaggaaacgGATCAATaacaggacagaaaagaaaatattggatctatagaaatccatgggatgcccacatgttgaatactgtgtgcagatgtggtcaccccatcgcAAAAAAGAtctactggaattggaaaaggttcagagaaccACTACAAACATGaagagggggatggaacagcttccgtatgaggagactgggactgggactgttcagcttggaaaagagacgactgagaggggatatgagagagggCTATACAATGTTTTCGGAGACAGTGGAgatagtgaataaggaagtgttatttactcctcctcataacagaagaactaggggtcacccagtgaaatgactaaacaaaaggaagtattgcttcacacaacgcacagtcagcctgtagaactcgttgccagaggatgttgtgaaggtcaagactagaacagggttcaaaaaagaactagatacgttcatggaggataggtccatcagtggctattagccaggatgggcagggatgtgaccccctgctctgagtgtccctagcctgtttgctagaagctgggagtggatgacgggaTGGGTCACTCGATcaatgcctgttctgttcattccctctgatgcacctGGCATCGTCTTCTGGTAGTAgctaggatactgggctagatggaccattggtctgacccagtctggccgttcttattcTCTTACGATCCCTCAAGGCTTGGGGTGGGAATATCTTGCTATgttatctcctgattgttctaagTTTACACATAAATGTAAAATGGGGCTTTCACTGGGGTTTGTatctatatttttctttcttcatataggaattagatacagagcGCCTGCCACCTAATTCTAAGTTAGTATCTGCCAAAAAAACTAAAGATTTCAGCTGCCTACATAACTCCTGGAATGATGGTtaaagttcccccccccccccccggatctgaaatggtgcccctggcAGCGAATGCCACAGGCTAGCTGTGCGCTGGGTGAAGTCGTACTTCCgcatgtttcttttaaacctgctgcctagtcattTCATCTGGTGACACCTGGTTcgtgtgttatgggaaggagtaaataacacttccttgtgcactttctctgcaccactcgtgattttacagacctctctcctatccccccttagccgtctcttttccaagctgaaaagtcccaggcttattaatctctcctcatatggaagctgttccatcctcctcatcatttttgttgcccttctctgcaccttttccaattccagtatatcttttatgagatgggacagccacatctgcacgcagtattcaagatgtgggcgtatcatagatttatatggaggcaacatgatattttcagtcttattatctacccctttcttgatgattcccaacattctgttcccttttttgactgacgctgcacattgagtggatgtttcagagaactatccacaatgactccaagatctctttcttgagttgtaacagctaatttagtccccatcactttatatgtatagttaggattatgttttccaatgtgcattactttgcatttatcaaccttgaatttcctctgccattttgaTGCCCAGTTCggtgagatccctctgtaactcttcACAGGCAGCTTTGGGcttaactctcttgagtaattttgtatcatctgcaaacttggtcACCTCACAGGTTTTTCcagatcatagattcatagaatcatagaatatcagagttggaaggcacctcaggaggtcatctagtccaaccccctgctcaaagcaggaccaatccccaactaaatcatcccagccagggctttgtcaagccagaccttaaaaacctccaaggaaggagactccaccacctccctaggtaacccattccagtgcttcaccaccctcctagtgaaatagtgtttcctaatatccaacctagacctcccccactgcaacttgagaccattactccttgttctgtcatcaggtaccactgagaacagccgagctccatcctctttggaaccccccttcaggtagttgaaagcagctatcaaatcccctctcattcttctcttctgcagactaaataatcccagttccctcagcctctcctcataagtcatgtgctccagacccctaatcatttttgttgtcctccactggactctttccaatttttccacatccttcttgtagtgtggggcccaaaactggacacagtactccagatgaggcctcaccaatgctgaatagaggggagtgatcacgtccctcgatctgctggcaacgctcctacttatacagcccaaaatgccgttagccttcttggcaacaatgacacactgttgactcatatccagcttctcgtccactgtaacccctaggtccttttcagcagaactgctacctagccattcggtccctagtctgtagcagtgcat is a window from the Malaclemys terrapin pileata isolate rMalTer1 chromosome 21, rMalTer1.hap1, whole genome shotgun sequence genome containing:
- the LOC128827193 gene encoding phospholipase A2 inhibitor and Ly6/PLAUR domain-containing protein-like, with protein sequence MTKVLVTLCVLGALQATAAAQNETGTPLACFYCKSGQSCHTVPQTCSPPQDACIIVQEHNTLGAENSGTYQSCADSRQSLTGFLAFYFGAKVAVEIRSEICKSGDCSAESTPSRRAISNVPNGLQCPACYAPGFESCESDGNLRCTGGADQCAAVVGTLAQGGVAIPFAGRGCATRAACGIKMLESGVFTYKLTNVQCSPAPKAQTSSATRSLAWGPFTLGSIVPRVPLFLPALLGLCLC